The segment CAGCCCTCAGGACAGAGCTGTCGGATGGCAGGATCGACAGCCCCTCGGTCAGTTGCAGCCCCAACCCGTGACCAAACCGCCCCGGCCGCGGCGACGGATCCTGACAGATTGCATTCATCACGTGGAATACATCCGCTGCGGTGGCCCCCGGCCGGGCGGCGACCAAGCCCGCCTCGGTCGCGGCGATCAACCGGGTATGGGCGTCGACTGTGCTCGGGCTTGGTGGCCCGACAGAAAAGTTGCGGTCAAAATCGCAGAAATAGCCCTGATGCACCAACCCCGTGTCCAGCATCAGCACATCACCGGCGGCCAGCGGCGCAGACGTCGCGGGCGAAATCACGTCGCGATACCCGCCCGGTTCCGCCGCCCCGGCCAGATAGGGCACCCAGTCGGCACCCTCTTCAAGGCAAAGGCGCTGAAAACCGCGAAACACCTGATCCAGACCAATGCCGACGCGCGCCACCTCGGGCACCCGGTCAAAGGCGCGTCCGGCGATGGCACAGGCGGTGCGGATCAGCGCGATCTCAGCTTCGGATTTGATCGCGCGCAAGTGCCGCAGGATGTCGAAATCCGGCACACACGTGCGCTGACCAAGATCCTGTTGCAGCCGGTGAAAGTCGCCGAGCGGCATCCGCAGATGGGTTTCGTGCCCCATTGGCAGGCCGATCATTCCGCACTCTGGCACCAGCGCGCGCAGTGTCTCGCCCAGCAGGGTGACGCCGTCGTCGCTCAGGTCCGGCGCGGCCCAAGTGCGGATATCCGTGACCCAGCCTCGTGCCATCAGCGGCGCACCAATTGCGGGGATTACCGCCACCGGCGCGCCCGTCGCAGGAAGGATGACAAACCATGGTCGCGTCGGGCTTTCCCAGAATCGGGTGAGAAATCCAGTGAGGTATAGGATGTCCGGCCCGGTGGTCAGTAGCAGCGCGTCAAGCTGGTGTTCTACCATCAACGCCTGGGCCCGGGCGGCGCGCGCCTGATACTCGGACGCCGGAACGCTCACTCCGGGGGCTCTTCGGTGACAAAGGTCAGCACCCGTGACGCGGTGGTAAGGTCAAGCGCGTCGCAGAGCGGTGCGCAATGCAGCAGCGCGGCAAGGCCGGCCGCGCCAGAGGGCGTTGTGCCAAGGCCAAGTGCGGCAAGATCCGGCAGCACAGCCGCCACCTGTGCGTCTGTCACCGTCAGTACAGCGTCAGCGTCGCGGGCCAGTCCGGCCAGCGCGATCATCGACGCCTCTTTGCAGTCTAGCCGCCCCATGTTGGACACCGGGCCAAACGCCGCGCGAAATTCCTGGGCGGCGAGCGAGGCGGCGACACAGTCGGCGGCATCGGGTTCGACCACGATGACCTTGGGTGCATCCCCCCAGGCGCTGCGGGTCCGCGCTGCCACAGATGCGGCCAACCCGCCGACACCGGCCTGCACAAACACGTGCGTCGGCGGGGGATCCATCGCCGTGACCACTTCGTCCATCAGCGCCAGATATCCCTGCATCAGCCGCCAGGGCAGTTCGGTATAGCCGGGCCAGGAACTGTCCGATAACAGAGTCCAGCCCTTTTCCTCTGCGGCATGGGCCGCCGCGTCCATGCTCGCCTCATACGTCTGGCCGGCACGGACAACCTCGGCACCCTTGTCGCGCAGCCTCAGGGCAAAGCTGTCGGGCACGGTGTCAGACAGATACACCACCGCGCGTGCGCCAAAGACCTGCGCGCCGGCTGCGACTGACAGCCCATGGTTGCCGGCGCTGGCGGTCACATAGGTACGCCCGGCAAGTGCGGTCCCTGGGGTGTCGGGTGCGACCGCCATTGCCTCGTGTGCGATTACAAATGCTGCGCCCAGCGCCTTGAAACTGCCCAGCCCCATGCGGGCGCGCTCATCCTTGGCCCAGACGCTGGCGACCTGCGCGCGTGCCGCGAGATCCGGCAGCGACACCAGTGGGGTGATCGCAGCGACCGGACAGCGGTCGAGCAGGGCACGTACCGGGGCGCCATCCTCGGCTGGGAGCGGAATATCGTCCGGTAACGCAAAATACGCACCGGTCAGGCGGCAAGGGTTCGAGGTTAGTTTTATCTGTGTCATGCCGCCACTTGGCGCGGGGCAGGGGCCGTCTGTCAAACGCTTATGTTGGAACGAGGGGCAGAATTGCGCTGCGCCACGCCTTGGCGCAGCGCAATGCGTCAGTAATCTTTTTCAAAGAACACACCGATCCCGGTGTTGCCGTCACTGCCTGCGGACCCGCGCGCGGTGATGTTCGGGGTAACCTGAAGGTTCAGGTTGATCGAACTGCCGCCATTCGCATCCACGGTCACATCGGAATATATCTTTTCCGTCAGGTATTTGCCGACCCGCAATTCAGTTGTGCCATCGGCCGCTGTTTGCACGTCCAGATCATCGACGCCAAAGCTCATCCGCAGCTTATCCACGATGCCGTTGCCGCCGCGCCCGACCAACGTATTGACCGCCGCCGCGATCCGCAGCGCCTGAAACGCCGAGATTTCGCTGACATCGCGACCAAAAAGCAGCATTGCCAGCACCTCATCCTCGGGCAATTCCGGGCTTGAGGTGATCGACACTTCGGGTTCCGATACGGGTCCGCTGATCACGAACTGGATGGTGGTGTCGTCGCGGCTGGTTTCTGCGACCACCTGGATCTCGGGGTTCAGATTGCCCTGAAGCACGATCGAGGCTTCGGACAAGGCGATCCGCTGGCCAAGGATGTCCAGACGCCCGCGCACCAGATCAAACCGTCCCAGCGGTTCGATATTCTGGATTGTCCCGCCCAGGCGCAGTTCTCCTCCCAATTCGGCATCCAAGCCGCGCCCCCGGATAAAGATCCGCGACGGGGCCTGAATCAGCAGATCAAGGCCGTAGTTGACGCCGCTGCCCCCACCACCTGCGCCCCCGCCGGCCTGCTTTTCAATCAGTCCGGCGCGTTCACGCGTCAGTCGCGAGGCGGTGGGTTCGTTGACATGCCTGAGGGCAAAGCTGCTGCCCGCTACGCCACCGCCGGTCGACGGCACCCGCACCTCAACCGGCCCCAACTGGATCGCGCCAGCCAGCCGGGCCGTCGAGGCAAGCGACCCTTGCAGTGTCAACTGACCATCAAGGGTGGTTTCAAACAGACCGGGGTCCGCCGCCACGACCTGATTTATTGCAATCGCAAGGTCGCCGTTGAAGGGCGCTGACAGTGTGACCGGGCCTGTGGCGCGCACCCGACCACCATTGGTCACGGCCGCGTCGACGTCCAGATTGGCCCGCCCGCCGGCCAGTTCAATCCGCGCATTGATGTCCGACAACGATTGCCGCGCTGCCGGGACGACAAAGGTTGCCCCCGATGCGGTCACAGCGCCTGACAACGCCTCAAGCCCGGGTCGTCCGTTCAGCCGCAGATCGAAATTTGCCTGACCGGTGATGAGGTTAGGTTCCAGAAATGGGTTGATCAGCGCCAGCGCCGCCGCGCCGGTGATGCCAAGGTCAGCCTGACTGGCGTCCGGGGCCACGGTGCCGCCGACCTGGGCGGTGATGCCGCCCGGCCCAGTCAGGTCGGCATTGATACGATAGTCGCTGCCAGCAGCAAGGGCAGACCCGCGCGCCGTCACCGGACCGGGAAAGCCCGGCACAAACAGCGCCAGATTGCCCAGCTCGGCGTTGAAGTCGAGCGCGGTGTCCGCCCCGCCATAACGACCGGACGCATCGGCGCTGACCTGCGGATTGGCCAGATCAAAGGTACGGATTGTAAGCACGCCGTCTTCCGTGCGTTCGGCGTCGAGGGTCAGCGTGGTGCTCCCGGCAATCAGCTTGTCAGCCTCGGCGATGCCGCTGCCCAGATTTTGCGCCGTGCCGTCCAGTTTGACGGCAAAGGTCTGGTCCGTCAGGTGATATTGCCCGGATCCGGTGAAATCGAAACCGCCGCGCAGAGGGCGGTTGACCAGCGCGCCGTAGGGGGCAATCGAGTCCGCACTGACCTCGCCCGATCCGCGTACCAATCCCGGAGTGCCATCTTCGACGGTGGCGACAATCTCGCCGCCAAAGGCCAGTCCGCCGGGGCCCGACGCGGTGACATCCAGCGTATAATCATTGCCGGTTTGCGTCAGCGACCCGCTGGCCTGCGCCGAACCAGTGAGGCCGGGCACCACAAGCGCCGTGTCCCTGATTTGGGCGTCAAAGCTGGCGACGCTGCCACTGTCGCGGATCACGCCATCTGCGCTTAGTGCGGCGGCGTCGGTTTCGACATCAAGGGTGCGGATGCTGATCCCGTCAGCATCGCGTGTGGCATCAACATTCAATCGCCCGCTGCCGGTCAGCAAACCATCCGCCTGCGCGATGCCGGTTTTCAGATCCTGCGTGGTGCCGGTGGCGGTGGCGGTAAAGAACTGTGTCGTCGGGTCGAAACTGCCCGATCCAGTGATGTCCAGCCCGCCGCCCAAGGGGCGCTTTGCGAGTTCAGCGTAGGCCCCCAGATCGGTTGCACGCAGGCTGCCCGCGCCCCGGATCAGGCCCAGCGTGCGGTCGATCACGGTTGCGGTTACATCCCCTGACAGCGCCACACCACCGGGGCCGTTGCCCTGCGCATTGAGCAGATAGTCGTTGCCAGTCTGCGTCAAGGTCCCCGTCAGTCGCGCCGGTCCCGAAAGACCGGGTGCGATGACTGCGGTGTTGACCAGCGTAGCCTCGAATTCGGCGGTGCTGTCCTGATCTGCCAGTACGCCCTTGCCGGTGATCGACGCGGCGTTGGTCGACACATCAAGATTGCGCAGCATGATACCATTGTCATCGCGCGACGCATCCAGCGTGATCTGACCGGGCCCCCGCAGCAGGCCGTCCGCCTCCGGGATGCCGGTGCGGATGTCGCGGGTGTCGCCGGTCACGCGGGCGTTGAAGAACAGTGTTTCTAGCTCAAAACTGCCGGTGCCGGACAGATCAAACCCACCACCCAACTGCCGCCCCGCAAGGGTCGAGAACGGAGATAGCGCATCCGCCTTGAGGCTGCCGGTGGCGGTGATCCGCCCCGGTTTGCCATCGACCAGTGGCACATCCACCCGACCATCAAAGACCGCGCCGCCGGGACCGGTGGCATCGGCGGCCAGCGTCCAGGTATCGCCCGCCTGATCCAGTGTCCCCTGCACCCGTGCAGGGCCGGACAGGCTGGGTTCAACCAGGCCCGCGTCCCGCAATAGGGCCGTGAATCGCGCAGCAGTTGCCCCGGTGCGCAGCACACCTTCGGCGGTGATGTCGGCGGCGGGGGAGGACATCTCAAAATCGCGCAGAACAACGCCCGTGGTGTCGCGGGCCATATCGACGCGCAGCACCGTCTCACCCGCGAGCACGGCGTCAGCTTGCGCTATGCCGGTTTTCAGGTTGCGGGCGCTGCCCGACACAGTGCCATCGAACGTTCCGCTCAGCGGAGCCGCGTCGGCGACCACGGTCACATCGACAGCACCGCCCAGCGGGCGTCCTGCCAGATCAGAAAACCGCGAAACGTCCTGTGCGGCAACCTGCACATCTGCGGTGACAGTGGGGTTAAAGTCGCCCTGAATGCCGCTCAGGCTCATGACGCCGGTCAGGGCATAGTCATCGCCTCGCAGCGCAAGATTGGTGATGTTAAGCGGCGCGTCCTCGGTCCAGTTCAGCGCGATCACCCCGTTCAGCGACGATCCCAGCGCCGCCTGAAAGGCGGGGTCGGTCGGCGACAACCCGTCCGCTACAATGTCGAATTGTCCCGCCAAGGCGCCCAATGCAGAACCCTCACCGCGGGTCAGCGAGCCAGAGCCATTGATCGTCGCCGTGTCGAAGGACAGATCCTGTCGCACAAGCCGATCAACAGCAAAATCCGCAGTCCAGTTGTCGCCTTCAGCGGCATTGTAGGCCACGTTCAGATCAACGCCGTTGACCCGAGTGTCAACGCCGGGCACCGGCAACAGCACCGGCTCGCCATCCGGCAGGGCCAGACGACCGCTAAGTGCCACGATCTCGGGCCACTTGTCGGGCCCCAGCGCCACATTGCCCTGTAACCGCACCGCCTCAGAGACAAGATCAAGCGTGTCGATGACCAGACGTCCGTCGTCGAAAGTGTCGCCGCTGACCGTAAGCGACAGGTCCGGCCCAAAGAAGGCGCGGTGCTCTTGCTCCAGCAGGGGGCGCACGTCGCCCGCCAGCCGCGCGCCAAACGCACGGCCCGGTGTGGCAGCGTCAGCGGGCAGGGCCGCCAGTGTGACGCGCCCGGTTAGGCGGTCGACATCCTCGGTGCTTAGCCCAAGGTCGGCCGCAAAATCATCGAGCGGACCTTCGCCCTTGACGGTCAGCGCCAGCGGCGGGCCGTCGGGCAACCCAGTCAGCGTGGCGAGCAAACCATTCGGCCCCTCGATCAGCGACAGGTCAACCGCCAGAACGCTGGTTTCGTTGGCGAAGCTACCCTTTAGCGCCAGGGTGCCTGTGGCCCCGTCCAGTCGTTCGACGGTCAGATCGGCGGTGCCCTCACCACCGGCAAGACTGGCGGAACCGTTCAGTGACACTTCGGCGGCGATGCCGATCACCGGCGCGCCCAGCGTGACGCGGGCAATCTCAAGCAGGTCGATCTGGACCGACACCGGCAGATCCGGCAGGCTGAATGGCTTGGCTTCGGGGTCGGGCAGATCTTCGCCCGCCGTGGGCAGGCGCGGCAACAGGATTTCCTGGGCCGACAGCTCGGCGATGGAAATCCGACCGCGCAGCAGCGCCGCGCGGTTCCAGTCCAGTCGAACCTCGCGCAGGGTCAGCCAGATGCCGTCATCGTCGGCAATCGTCAGCTCTTCGATGGTGGCTTGCGAGGACAGCGCACCGGCAAACCCCTTGATCCGGATATCGCGCCCGGCCCCCGACAGGTTATCCTCAAGCAAGGCTTGAAGGTAGCCGCGATCCTCGTCTTCGGTCTGCGCGACAATCGGTGCGCCAACCACCAGAACCGCAGTGATGGCGACGGGTAGAAGTATGCGTTTCAAAACGATTGTCCTATGCCGATGTAGAATTGCACGCCGTCGCTGGTTGATCCGCTGATCGGCGCCGCCACGTCAAAGCGGATCGGCCCGATCCCGGTGTTGTAGCGCAGTCCCAGACCGCCGCCTGAATGCCATTCGCCGGTGCCGTCATAAAAGCTCTCGGAACCGATATACCCCGCATCGACAAAGGCCACCGCCCCCAGTGCCCCACGCAGCAAGGTGCGGTATTCCAGCGACGCGCCGACAAAACTGCGTCCGCCAGTGCTGTCACCGCCCCCCAGATCCACATCCAGAGATTTATAAGGCTGGCCCCGTACGGTGCCGCCGCCGCCACTGGTGAACAGGTATTCTGGCAAGGTTTCATCAATGTCCGATCCCATGACCGACCCGAATTGGAGACGTGCAGCTATGGTCTGGCTGTCATCTTCGCTGAACGATTTGTAGGCGCGCAAATCTGCCTTGGCGCGCGCGCCGCTGGCTGACCCGGACAGGCCGATATAGGGCAGCAATTCGACCTTGGCGTAATAACCGTTCTTGGCATCCAAGGCGTTGTCGCGTTCGTCCAGCGTGACGGTGGTGGGCAGGGTCAGCAGGGTAAAGGTTCGGTCGCCCAGATCGTCCTGGGTTTCGGAATAAAGAAAGCTCAGTCCGGTTTCGGCCGACAGTTCATTGGTGTAGATCCGCGATACACCGAACCCCAGTTCAATCCGGTCCGAGATATAGGTTGGTTCGTCTTCATGCGCGATCTCGCCCAGAAGATATCCATCAGTGTCGCCGCCATAGATCGCCGGTACGCTCAGCCGTGAGGTCAGTGAATAATCCATACCACTTGTCGAGCTGCCGATATTGGCAATCTCGGCATCAAAGCGCAGCCGTTCAGCGCCGCCAAAGATGTTGCGGTGCATCCAGAAACCGGTCAGCGCCACCCCGTCGAGCGACGAAATCTCGAACCCGGCGCCGATGCGGCGGGGCTTTTCATCCACCACCGAGATGCCAATATCGAGGGTATCGTCCGGGTTCGGTACGTCGGCTTCGGTCACCGCGACCGACGAAAACGCGCCGGTGCGCCGCAGCCGCGCCGCAGCCTTGTCCACTTCTTCCGGGTCGAAACGTTCGCCCTGTGGGATATCGGCGATGCGGCGGATCGTGTTGCTTTTGACCGCGCTCTCTGTGGTGGTGCCGGTTTTTCCGAACCGCAGCTTGGGGCCGCGATCCACCCGGATCACTACGTCCAGAATGCTTTTCCTGTGATCGGCGGTGATCTCCTGGCTGGCGATGCTGGCCTTGGCAAAGCCCTTGTCGCGCCAACTGGAAATGGCGACATCCAGCGCCTCGCCAACCTTGCCGCTGCGGGCGCGGCGCGTGGTGGCAAAATCTTCGGGCAGGACGGCATCGGGTGACAGCGGCGCGATCTCGGCGCGGCCAAAGCGGAAAGGTTTGCCGGGATCAATTATGATCTCGATGTTGTCGATGGTTTTGGGCACCGAAAGCAACGGAATGTCGGCGGCCTGACGACCATCGACCAGAACATCGACCCGGCCGTCATAGAACCCAAGCGCGTACAGCGTGCTTAGCATGTTGCCATATTCTGAAAGAGCCGCAGCAAAAAGATCCTGCGCATCGGTGGTCCCGTCGTCCAGCGCTGACTGCACGACCGAGGATGCCTTGAGCACCGAGCGCATCTCGTCATCATCTCGGTTGACGCGGATCTTGACCTCGTCAACGGCATTGGCGGGCGCGGGAACCACGATGGCACAAAACGCCATGCCCACCAATCCGAAAACACCGGATTTGTACTGTCCAATCATGCCCATATCACCGATCCCACCGCATTTTTTGTCTATTCTAGCGGTGGCCGACCGCATCGGCTACTAAGGATGTATCACTTTTCGTTTGTTTCCACCCCTCCCGGACCAAGCCATTGATCCGCAAGCGGATTACTTTCTGCAGGTGCGGCGAGGGGAGGGATTCCAGTGTGTTGGGCGTCATTCACCGCGCGGATCTGCGCCGTGTCTCAGGCTGGGGCAAAGAGATCGCCAAATTCATCGCGCAGCAGGTTCTTTTGCACCTTACCCATGGTGTTGCGCGGCAGTTCGCCAACCACCACCAGCTTGCGCGGATGTTTGAACCGGGCGAGGCTTTGGCGGACCTGCGCGTCGATTGCTTCAAGGTCCGGTGTCGCCCCCTGCGCGGGCACCAAAACGCCGACAACCGTTTCGCCAAAATCCGGGTGCGGCACGCCGATCACCGCGCTTTCCAGCACACCAGGCTGATCATCAAGCAGCAGTTCAATTTCTTTGGGGTAGATGTTGTAGCCGCCCGAAATGATCAGATCCTTGTTGCGCCCGACGATCGAGATATAGCCGTCCGCGTCGATCTGCCCCAGGTCGCCGGTGATAAAGAACCCGTCGGCGCGCAACTCTTCGGCGGTCTTTTCCGGCATCTGCCAATAACCGGCAAAGACGTTGGGTCCACGCACCTCGATCTGGCCGATCTCGCCCTGCGGCAGCTCTGCGCCTGTGGCGGGATCGGTGATCTTCAGCTCGATCCCCGGCAGGGGAAAGCCGACTGTACCGGCCCTGCGGTCGCCGTCATACGGGTTAGACGTGTTCATGTTGGTTTCGGTCATGCCATAGCGTTCAAGGATGCGGTGGCCCGTGCGGGCCTCAAAGCTCACATGCGTTTCTGCCAGCAGCGGGGCCGAGCCGGACACAAACAGTCGCATATGCCGGGTCAGGTCGGCGTCAAAGCCTGGCTCGTCGAGCAGCCGGGTGTAGAATGTCGGCACACCCATCATAGTGGTTGCGCGAGGCAAAAGACTGATGGCCCGTGCGGCGTCAAACTTGGGTTCGAACAGCATCGCGCCACCGGCAGCGAGCGTGATGTTGGTGGCGACAAACAGTCCATGCGTGTGAAAGATCGGCAAAACGTGCAGCAGTACATCGTCGGCGGTGAACTGCCAGTAATCGACCAGCATCCGTGCATTCGACAGCAGGTTGTCCTGCGTCAGCATTGCCCCCTTGGAACGGCCAGTGGTGCCCGAAGTATAGAGGAACGCCGCAAGATCCGAGATGTTCCGCGCGACCGTATCAAAGTGCTCGGACAGGATGGCCGCGTCGTCGCTAAGGCTGCCGGTGCCGTCGCCGTTCAGCACTCGCAAGGCGATGCCGCAGCTTGTGGCCAATGGCTGCAACGCTTCGGCTTTGGAACCGTCGCAGACCAGCAGCCGCGCGCCCGAGTTTTCGACGAAATAGGTGACTTCCGG is part of the Puniceibacterium sp. IMCC21224 genome and harbors:
- a CDS encoding Xaa-Pro peptidase family protein, translating into MSVPASEYQARAARAQALMVEHQLDALLLTTGPDILYLTGFLTRFWESPTRPWFVILPATGAPVAVIPAIGAPLMARGWVTDIRTWAAPDLSDDGVTLLGETLRALVPECGMIGLPMGHETHLRMPLGDFHRLQQDLGQRTCVPDFDILRHLRAIKSEAEIALIRTACAIAGRAFDRVPEVARVGIGLDQVFRGFQRLCLEEGADWVPYLAGAAEPGGYRDVISPATSAPLAAGDVLMLDTGLVHQGYFCDFDRNFSVGPPSPSTVDAHTRLIAATEAGLVAARPGATAADVFHVMNAICQDPSPRPGRFGHGLGLQLTEGLSILPSDSSVLRAGMVLTLEPCVTLDDGRIMVHEENIVLRDHGAEWLTRPAGPDIPVIGDAA
- a CDS encoding translocation/assembly module TamB domain-containing protein, whose amino-acid sequence is MKRILLPVAITAVLVVGAPIVAQTEDEDRGYLQALLEDNLSGAGRDIRIKGFAGALSSQATIEELTIADDDGIWLTLREVRLDWNRAALLRGRISIAELSAQEILLPRLPTAGEDLPDPEAKPFSLPDLPVSVQIDLLEIARVTLGAPVIGIAAEVSLNGSASLAGGEGTADLTVERLDGATGTLALKGSFANETSVLAVDLSLIEGPNGLLATLTGLPDGPPLALTVKGEGPLDDFAADLGLSTEDVDRLTGRVTLAALPADAATPGRAFGARLAGDVRPLLEQEHRAFFGPDLSLTVSGDTFDDGRLVIDTLDLVSEAVRLQGNVALGPDKWPEIVALSGRLALPDGEPVLLPVPGVDTRVNGVDLNVAYNAAEGDNWTADFAVDRLVRQDLSFDTATINGSGSLTRGEGSALGALAGQFDIVADGLSPTDPAFQAALGSSLNGVIALNWTEDAPLNITNLALRGDDYALTGVMSLSGIQGDFNPTVTADVQVAAQDVSRFSDLAGRPLGGAVDVTVVADAAPLSGTFDGTVSGSARNLKTGIAQADAVLAGETVLRVDMARDTTGVVLRDFEMSSPAADITAEGVLRTGATAARFTALLRDAGLVEPSLSGPARVQGTLDQAGDTWTLAADATGPGGAVFDGRVDVPLVDGKPGRITATGSLKADALSPFSTLAGRQLGGGFDLSGTGSFELETLFFNARVTGDTRDIRTGIPEADGLLRGPGQITLDASRDDNGIMLRNLDVSTNAASITGKGVLADQDSTAEFEATLVNTAVIAPGLSGPARLTGTLTQTGNDYLLNAQGNGPGGVALSGDVTATVIDRTLGLIRGAGSLRATDLGAYAELAKRPLGGGLDITGSGSFDPTTQFFTATATGTTQDLKTGIAQADGLLTGSGRLNVDATRDADGISIRTLDVETDAAALSADGVIRDSGSVASFDAQIRDTALVVPGLTGSAQASGSLTQTGNDYTLDVTASGPGGLAFGGEIVATVEDGTPGLVRGSGEVSADSIAPYGALVNRPLRGGFDFTGSGQYHLTDQTFAVKLDGTAQNLGSGIAEADKLIAGSTTLTLDAERTEDGVLTIRTFDLANPQVSADASGRYGGADTALDFNAELGNLALFVPGFPGPVTARGSALAAGSDYRINADLTGPGGITAQVGGTVAPDASQADLGITGAAALALINPFLEPNLITGQANFDLRLNGRPGLEALSGAVTASGATFVVPAARQSLSDINARIELAGGRANLDVDAAVTNGGRVRATGPVTLSAPFNGDLAIAINQVVAADPGLFETTLDGQLTLQGSLASTARLAGAIQLGPVEVRVPSTGGGVAGSSFALRHVNEPTASRLTRERAGLIEKQAGGGAGGGGSGVNYGLDLLIQAPSRIFIRGRGLDAELGGELRLGGTIQNIEPLGRFDLVRGRLDILGQRIALSEASIVLQGNLNPEIQVVAETSRDDTTIQFVISGPVSEPEVSITSSPELPEDEVLAMLLFGRDVSEISAFQALRIAAAVNTLVGRGGNGIVDKLRMSFGVDDLDVQTAADGTTELRVGKYLTEKIYSDVTVDANGGSSINLNLQVTPNITARGSAGSDGNTGIGVFFEKDY
- a CDS encoding autotransporter assembly complex family protein, with translation MGMIGQYKSGVFGLVGMAFCAIVVPAPANAVDEVKIRVNRDDDEMRSVLKASSVVQSALDDGTTDAQDLFAAALSEYGNMLSTLYALGFYDGRVDVLVDGRQAADIPLLSVPKTIDNIEIIIDPGKPFRFGRAEIAPLSPDAVLPEDFATTRRARSGKVGEALDVAISSWRDKGFAKASIASQEITADHRKSILDVVIRVDRGPKLRFGKTGTTTESAVKSNTIRRIADIPQGERFDPEEVDKAAARLRRTGAFSSVAVTEADVPNPDDTLDIGISVVDEKPRRIGAGFEISSLDGVALTGFWMHRNIFGGAERLRFDAEIANIGSSTSGMDYSLTSRLSVPAIYGGDTDGYLLGEIAHEDEPTYISDRIELGFGVSRIYTNELSAETGLSFLYSETQDDLGDRTFTLLTLPTTVTLDERDNALDAKNGYYAKVELLPYIGLSGSASGARAKADLRAYKSFSEDDSQTIAARLQFGSVMGSDIDETLPEYLFTSGGGGTVRGQPYKSLDVDLGGGDSTGGRSFVGASLEYRTLLRGALGAVAFVDAGYIGSESFYDGTGEWHSGGGLGLRYNTGIGPIRFDVAAPISGSTSDGVQFYIGIGQSF
- a CDS encoding pyridoxal-phosphate dependent enzyme, whose protein sequence is MTQIKLTSNPCRLTGAYFALPDDIPLPAEDGAPVRALLDRCPVAAITPLVSLPDLAARAQVASVWAKDERARMGLGSFKALGAAFVIAHEAMAVAPDTPGTALAGRTYVTASAGNHGLSVAAGAQVFGARAVVYLSDTVPDSFALRLRDKGAEVVRAGQTYEASMDAAAHAAEEKGWTLLSDSSWPGYTELPWRLMQGYLALMDEVVTAMDPPPTHVFVQAGVGGLAASVAARTRSAWGDAPKVIVVEPDAADCVAASLAAQEFRAAFGPVSNMGRLDCKEASMIALAGLARDADAVLTVTDAQVAAVLPDLAALGLGTTPSGAAGLAALLHCAPLCDALDLTTASRVLTFVTEEPPE
- a CDS encoding malonyl-CoA synthase, yielding MANPLYDSLFGRHAGQDTPFLHLPDGSTLTHDQFLRMTARYAHAVTDLGLRPGDRLAAQVDKSAQALALYAACVQAGVVFLPLNTGYMAPEVTYFVENSGARLLVCDGSKAEALQPLATSCGIALRVLNGDGTGSLSDDAAILSEHFDTVARNISDLAAFLYTSGTTGRSKGAMLTQDNLLSNARMLVDYWQFTADDVLLHVLPIFHTHGLFVATNITLAAGGAMLFEPKFDAARAISLLPRATTMMGVPTFYTRLLDEPGFDADLTRHMRLFVSGSAPLLAETHVSFEARTGHRILERYGMTETNMNTSNPYDGDRRAGTVGFPLPGIELKITDPATGAELPQGEIGQIEVRGPNVFAGYWQMPEKTAEELRADGFFITGDLGQIDADGYISIVGRNKDLIISGGYNIYPKEIELLLDDQPGVLESAVIGVPHPDFGETVVGVLVPAQGATPDLEAIDAQVRQSLARFKHPRKLVVVGELPRNTMGKVQKNLLRDEFGDLFAPA